One genomic region from Pseudomonas hormoni encodes:
- a CDS encoding DUF2334 domain-containing protein → MAEPMNAPGLLLVLHDVAPQTWADYQPFVEAIDALGEVPMTWLVVPDFHRHNDLEAHPGFRRMLTSRVARGDELALHGYFHCDESPPPHTPRDWFMRRIYTHEGEFYSLSQDAALARLRAGIDMFRRYHWPLEGFVAPAWLMSEGTRQALRQLPLSYTSDPQHLYRLPDFTPVDAPGLVWSARSAWRRGVSKLVSDQREHRWRQAPVIRLGLHPVDMRHPFSRNYWLQTLKRLLAEGRVPLTKARWLAQYNDRAGRAA, encoded by the coding sequence ATGGCTGAACCCATGAACGCGCCCGGCCTGCTATTGGTGTTGCACGACGTCGCGCCACAAACCTGGGCCGATTACCAACCCTTTGTCGAAGCCATCGACGCCTTGGGCGAGGTGCCGATGACCTGGCTGGTGGTGCCGGATTTCCATAGGCACAACGATCTGGAGGCCCATCCGGGATTTCGGCGGATGCTCACCAGCCGTGTCGCCCGAGGTGACGAACTGGCGCTGCACGGCTATTTTCATTGCGATGAAAGCCCGCCGCCTCACACACCGCGAGACTGGTTTATGCGCCGCATCTACACCCACGAAGGCGAGTTTTACAGCCTGTCTCAGGACGCCGCCCTCGCACGCCTGCGTGCCGGCATTGACATGTTCCGTCGCTACCATTGGCCGCTGGAGGGTTTCGTCGCCCCGGCCTGGCTGATGAGCGAAGGGACACGCCAGGCGTTGCGCCAGCTACCCCTGAGTTACACCAGCGATCCGCAGCATCTCTATCGCCTGCCCGATTTCACCCCGGTCGATGCGCCGGGTCTGGTCTGGAGTGCACGCAGTGCCTGGCGTCGGGGCGTGTCGAAGCTGGTCAGCGATCAGCGTGAACACCGCTGGCGTCAAGCGCCGGTGATTCGCCTGGGCTTGCACCCGGTGGACATGCGTCATCCCTTCTCACGCAATTATTGGCTGCAAACCCTCAAGCGCCTGCTCGCCGAGGGCCGCGTGCCGTTGACCAAGGCGCGGTGGCTGGCGCAGTACAACGACCGTGCCGGTCGCGCCGCATGA
- a CDS encoding DUF721 domain-containing protein yields the protein MAFRPLTARAPAVLLREAKPLKAIFGHAQRLGHLQRLLESQLQPAAREHCHVASWREGSLLLIVTDGHWATRLRYQQKRLQRQLQMFDEFASLTRILFKVQPPTVQQGAAGHTISLSSDAGATIQATAEGISDPNLRAALERLAAHAKPKD from the coding sequence ATGGCATTTCGCCCTCTTACGGCCAGAGCACCCGCCGTTCTGCTTCGCGAAGCCAAACCGCTGAAAGCCATTTTTGGCCATGCTCAACGCCTGGGTCATTTACAACGTCTGCTGGAAAGCCAATTGCAGCCCGCTGCCCGCGAGCATTGCCATGTGGCCTCGTGGCGCGAAGGCAGTTTGTTGCTGATTGTCACCGATGGTCACTGGGCAACTCGTCTGCGTTATCAACAGAAGCGTCTGCAACGGCAGTTACAGATGTTCGATGAATTCGCCAGCCTGACCCGGATTCTGTTCAAGGTGCAACCACCGACCGTTCAGCAAGGGGCGGCCGGGCATACCATCAGTTTGTCCAGCGATGCGGGCGCGACCATTCAGGCGACGGCTGAGGGGATCAGTGATCCGAATCTGCGGGCGGCGCTGGAGCGACTGGCGGCTCACGCCAAACCCAAAGACTGA
- a CDS encoding IS110 family transposase: METLLSQKFTAYIGIDWADTKHDVCLQVGGETQRHFSVIDHTPQSIDRWAKSMFERYGAPIAIALELNKGPLVAALQKYEFFCLFPINPSTLARHRKTFVGSGAKDDPSDAQWALELLLTHPLRFPQLMPQSPAMRILASLTEHRRALVDERVKVSNRLICTLKQYYPLALELFGNHDTVVFCDFLMRWPTLEHIKRSRQSTFLKFFNEHNARHAQLNQTRWEIITKAMPLTQDPGVIRPSQLYATALASQLKGLISTIKDFDREIEETANTLADYPIFKALPGAGQHLAPRLMVAFGEQRDRFSDANAMQRYAGIAPVTQRSGKKKVVHWRYQCSTFLRQTFVEWAAHSITQSTWAEAYYRQQRAKGCSYQAALRALAFKWIRIVYQCWKTSTVYDEMAYLQALTRRRSTLVEAPMEVVTG, encoded by the coding sequence ATGGAAACGCTCCTGTCTCAGAAATTTACTGCTTATATCGGAATAGATTGGGCAGATACCAAGCACGACGTGTGTTTGCAGGTCGGTGGGGAAACCCAGCGGCACTTCTCTGTCATCGATCACACGCCCCAATCGATTGATCGTTGGGCAAAATCGATGTTTGAGCGCTACGGCGCTCCGATTGCGATTGCTCTTGAACTCAACAAGGGTCCGTTGGTGGCAGCCCTGCAAAAATACGAGTTCTTCTGCCTGTTTCCGATTAATCCGAGCACCTTGGCCAGACACCGTAAAACCTTTGTCGGCAGCGGTGCCAAGGATGATCCGAGCGATGCTCAATGGGCGCTTGAGCTGTTGCTCACTCATCCCCTACGATTTCCCCAGTTGATGCCGCAAAGTCCAGCCATGCGTATTTTGGCCAGCCTGACAGAACATCGACGTGCACTGGTTGATGAGCGAGTGAAGGTCAGCAACCGCTTGATCTGCACGCTCAAACAGTATTATCCATTGGCCCTGGAGCTGTTTGGCAATCATGACACCGTGGTGTTCTGTGACTTTCTAATGCGCTGGCCCACGCTTGAGCACATCAAGCGTTCTCGCCAGAGTACTTTTCTCAAGTTCTTTAATGAGCACAACGCTCGTCATGCTCAACTCAATCAAACGCGCTGGGAAATCATCACCAAAGCGATGCCTTTGACGCAGGATCCGGGGGTGATACGTCCTTCGCAGCTGTACGCGACAGCCTTGGCGTCGCAACTCAAAGGGCTCATTTCCACCATCAAGGATTTTGATCGCGAGATCGAAGAAACGGCCAACACCTTGGCCGATTACCCGATCTTTAAGGCGCTCCCTGGCGCCGGCCAGCATCTTGCGCCGCGCCTGATGGTGGCTTTTGGTGAACAACGTGATCGATTTAGCGACGCCAATGCGATGCAGCGATATGCCGGGATCGCACCGGTTACACAGCGCAGTGGGAAGAAAAAAGTGGTGCATTGGCGCTACCAATGCTCAACGTTCTTGCGCCAGACTTTTGTCGAATGGGCCGCTCACAGCATCACTCAATCAACGTGGGCCGAGGCTTACTATCGGCAGCAGCGGGCAAAAGGATGCTCATACCAAGCGGCGCTGAGAGCACTTGCTTTTAAGTGGATCAGAATCGTCTATCAGTGCTGGAAAACCAGCACTGTCTATGACGAGATGGCTTACTTGCAGGCTTTAACGCGGCGCAGATCAACGTTGGTAGAGGCGCCGATGGAGGTAGTCACAGGTTGA
- a CDS encoding methyl-accepting chemotaxis protein yields MYNSDQQASRTSSVAAAINQLGAAAQEIARNAAQASSQASDARSLAEDGQQVVDRSIVAMNQLSSMLSASSTNIESLNSKTVNIGQILEVITSISQQTNLLALNAAIEAARAGEAGRGFAVVADEVRNLAHRTQESAQQVQTMIEELQVGARESVSTMSDSQRHSQDSVEIANLAGERLNSVTLRIGEIDGMNQSVATATEEQTAVVESINVDITEINTLNQEGVENLQSTLRACSDLEQQAARLKQLVGSFRI; encoded by the coding sequence ATGTACAACTCCGACCAGCAAGCTTCGCGTACCAGCAGCGTCGCCGCCGCCATCAACCAGCTCGGTGCCGCAGCCCAGGAAATTGCGCGCAACGCCGCACAGGCCTCGAGTCAGGCCAGCGATGCCCGCAGCCTGGCCGAAGACGGCCAGCAAGTGGTGGATCGCAGCATTGTCGCGATGAACCAACTGTCGAGCATGCTCAGCGCCTCCAGCACCAACATCGAATCGCTGAACAGCAAAACCGTGAACATCGGTCAGATTCTCGAAGTGATCACCAGCATTTCCCAGCAAACCAACCTGCTGGCGCTCAACGCCGCTATCGAGGCCGCCCGTGCCGGTGAAGCCGGGCGTGGTTTTGCCGTGGTGGCCGATGAGGTACGCAACCTGGCGCACCGCACACAGGAATCGGCGCAGCAGGTGCAGACCATGATCGAGGAGCTGCAAGTCGGCGCCCGCGAATCCGTCAGCACCATGAGCGACAGTCAGCGTCACAGCCAGGACAGCGTGGAAATCGCCAACCTGGCGGGCGAGCGTCTGAACAGCGTGACCCTGCGCATTGGCGAGATTGACGGGATGAACCAGTCGGTGGCCACGGCGACCGAGGAACAGACGGCGGTGGTCGAGTCGATCAATGTCGACATCACCGAGATCAACACGCTGAACCAGGAAGGCGTGGAAAACCTGCAATCGACATTGCGGGCGTGTTCGGACCTGGAGCAGCAGGCGGCGCGTCTTAAGCAGTTGGTAGGCAGTTTCCGTATCTAG
- a CDS encoding glycosyltransferase family 4 protein: protein MLIVHIADITMFYAPASGGVRTYLDAKHRRLGSKPGIRHSLLIPGSHLSEQDGVYTVPAPALPFGKGYRFPLRLAPWRNVLQDLQPDLIEVGDPYLTAWAALDARRQLDVPVIGFYHSDLPLLVSNRMGNWVTTNVEAYVSKLYGNFDRVLAPSRIMADKLISLDVKNVFVQPLGVDLHTFHPDARDPGLRAELGIDENTHLLIFAGRGSKEKNLPVLLDCMKRLGRRYHLLLVGSSMPAAVPDNVTVVDEFCPSTQVARLMASADALVHAGDQETFGLVILEAMACGIPVVAVAAGAFQEIINADCGLLCAPNNSMAMANAVRELFGSGSAVLGQQARSHVEQRYSWDTVVNSLLGHYHAVLGSQWPRIANG from the coding sequence ATGCTAATCGTGCATATCGCTGACATCACCATGTTCTACGCCCCTGCCAGCGGTGGCGTGCGCACGTATCTGGATGCTAAACACCGTCGCCTGGGGAGTAAGCCGGGCATTCGCCACAGTCTGCTGATCCCTGGGTCACACCTGAGTGAACAGGATGGCGTTTACACGGTTCCGGCCCCCGCCCTGCCCTTCGGCAAGGGCTACCGTTTCCCTCTCCGTCTCGCGCCCTGGCGCAATGTCCTGCAGGATTTGCAGCCCGATCTGATTGAAGTCGGCGATCCGTACCTCACGGCCTGGGCGGCGCTCGACGCCCGGCGGCAACTCGATGTGCCGGTGATCGGCTTTTATCACTCGGACCTGCCGCTGCTGGTCAGCAACCGCATGGGCAACTGGGTCACCACCAATGTCGAGGCCTATGTCAGCAAGCTCTACGGTAATTTCGACCGGGTGCTGGCGCCGAGCCGGATCATGGCCGACAAACTGATCAGCCTCGACGTGAAGAACGTTTTCGTACAACCGCTGGGTGTCGACCTGCACACCTTCCATCCCGATGCCCGAGACCCGGGCCTGCGCGCAGAACTGGGTATCGATGAAAATACCCATCTGCTGATTTTTGCCGGACGCGGCTCCAAGGAAAAAAACCTGCCGGTGCTGCTCGACTGCATGAAACGCCTGGGCCGCCGCTATCACCTGCTATTGGTGGGTTCGTCGATGCCGGCGGCGGTGCCGGATAACGTGACAGTGGTCGATGAGTTCTGCCCGTCGACACAAGTCGCAAGACTGATGGCCAGTGCCGACGCGCTGGTACACGCCGGCGATCAGGAAACCTTCGGCCTGGTGATTCTCGAAGCCATGGCCTGCGGCATTCCGGTGGTGGCCGTTGCAGCCGGGGCCTTTCAGGAAATCATCAACGCAGACTGCGGCCTGCTTTGCGCGCCGAACAACTCGATGGCGATGGCCAACGCCGTACGGGAACTGTTCGGTTCGGGCAGTGCCGTTTTAGGTCAACAGGCCCGCAGTCATGTCGAGCAACGTTATTCCTGGGACACGGTGGTCAACAGCCTGCTGGGCCATTATCACGCCGTCCTCGGCAGCCAATGGCCGCGGATCGCCAATGGCTGA
- the secA gene encoding preprotein translocase subunit SecA, with product MFAPLLKKLFGSKNEREVKRMLKTVQLVNAFEEQMVALSDDQLRAKTDEFKARIAKGETLDKLLPEAFAVAREAGKRVMGMRHFDVQLIGGMTLHEGMIAEMRTGEGKTLVATLGVYLNALSGKGVHVVTVNDYLARRDANWMRPLYEFLGMTVGVVTPFQPPEEKRQAYAADITYGTNNEFGFDYLRDNMAFSMEEKFQRELNFAVIDEVDSILIDEARTPLIISGQAEDSSKLYIEINKLIPQLQLHVEEVEGEVTKAGHYTVDEKTRQVELNEAGHQFIEDMLTRVGLLAEGESLYSAHNLGLLTHVYAGLRAHKLFNRNVEYIVQDGQVVLVDEHTGRTMPGRRLSEGLHQAIEAKENLNIQAESQTLASTTFQNYFRLYNKLSGMTGTADTEAFEFHQIYGLQVMVIPPNKPLARKDYNDLVFLTAEEKYAAIINDIKECMTHGRPVLVGTATIETSEHMSALLQKEGIEHKVLNAKFHEKEAEIIAQAGRPGALTIATNMAGRGTDILLGGNWEVEVASLEDPTPEQIAQIKADWQKRHQQVLESGGLQVIASERHESRRIDNQLRGRAGRQGDAGSSRFYLSLEDSLMRIFASDRVKNFMKALGMQSGEAIEHRMVTNAIEKAQRKVEGRNFDIRKQLLEFDDVNNEQRKVIYHMRNTLLAADNIGETIADFRQDVLNATVSAHIPPQSLPEQWDVAGLEAALQSDFGVALPIQQWLDEDDHLYEETLREKLMQELIAAYNEKEDQAGADALRTFEKQIVLRVLDDLWKDHLSTMDHLRHGIHLRGYAQKNPKQEYKRESFTLFSELLDSIKRDSIRVLSHVQVRREDPIEEEQRLRQEAEALAARMQFLHDEAPGLEQPELLGEEVDVALATAPVRNEQKLGRNELCYCGSGKKFKHCHGQIQ from the coding sequence ATGTTTGCGCCTTTGTTAAAGAAACTTTTTGGAAGCAAGAACGAGCGTGAAGTCAAACGCATGCTCAAGACGGTGCAACTCGTCAATGCCTTCGAAGAGCAAATGGTGGCCCTTTCGGACGATCAATTGCGTGCCAAGACAGATGAGTTCAAGGCCCGCATCGCCAAAGGGGAAACCCTCGACAAGCTGCTGCCAGAAGCCTTTGCGGTCGCCCGCGAAGCCGGCAAGCGCGTCATGGGTATGCGCCACTTCGATGTCCAGCTGATCGGCGGCATGACCTTGCATGAAGGCATGATCGCGGAAATGCGTACCGGTGAAGGCAAGACCCTGGTGGCCACACTGGGCGTTTACCTCAATGCGCTGTCCGGCAAGGGCGTGCACGTTGTGACGGTGAACGACTACCTGGCCCGCCGTGACGCCAACTGGATGCGTCCGCTGTACGAATTCCTCGGCATGACGGTCGGGGTGGTCACGCCATTCCAGCCGCCGGAAGAGAAACGTCAGGCCTACGCCGCCGACATCACTTACGGCACCAACAACGAATTCGGTTTCGACTACCTGCGCGACAACATGGCGTTCAGCATGGAAGAAAAATTCCAGCGCGAACTCAACTTTGCCGTGATCGACGAAGTCGACTCCATCCTCATCGACGAAGCCCGTACCCCGCTGATCATTTCCGGTCAGGCCGAGGACAGCTCCAAGCTGTACATCGAGATCAACAAACTGATCCCGCAGCTGCAATTGCACGTCGAAGAAGTCGAGGGCGAAGTCACCAAGGCCGGCCATTACACCGTTGACGAGAAGACCCGCCAGGTCGAACTCAACGAAGCCGGTCACCAGTTCATCGAAGACATGCTCACCCGTGTCGGCCTGTTGGCTGAAGGCGAGAGCCTGTATTCGGCGCACAACCTTGGTCTGCTGACCCACGTTTATGCCGGCCTGCGCGCTCACAAGCTGTTCAATCGCAACGTCGAATACATCGTGCAGGACGGTCAGGTTGTCCTGGTCGACGAACACACCGGTCGTACCATGCCGGGTCGCCGTTTGTCCGAAGGCCTGCACCAGGCCATCGAAGCCAAGGAAAACCTGAACATCCAGGCCGAAAGCCAGACACTGGCGTCGACCACGTTCCAGAACTACTTCCGTCTGTACAACAAGCTGTCCGGCATGACCGGTACCGCGGACACCGAAGCGTTCGAATTCCACCAGATCTATGGCCTGCAGGTCATGGTCATCCCGCCGAACAAGCCTTTGGCGCGTAAAGACTACAACGACCTGGTGTTCCTGACCGCCGAAGAGAAATACGCGGCGATCATCAACGACATCAAGGAATGCATGACTCACGGCCGTCCGGTGCTGGTGGGTACTGCCACCATCGAAACCTCCGAACACATGTCTGCGTTGCTGCAGAAGGAAGGTATCGAGCACAAGGTCCTGAACGCCAAGTTCCACGAAAAAGAAGCCGAGATCATTGCCCAGGCCGGTCGCCCAGGCGCACTGACCATCGCCACCAACATGGCCGGTCGTGGTACCGACATCCTGTTGGGCGGTAACTGGGAAGTGGAAGTCGCGTCCCTGGAAGATCCAACGCCGGAGCAGATTGCCCAGATCAAGGCCGACTGGCAGAAACGCCACCAGCAAGTGCTGGAGTCGGGTGGCTTGCAGGTGATCGCGTCCGAACGTCACGAATCGCGCCGTATCGACAACCAGTTGCGTGGTCGTGCGGGTCGTCAGGGTGACGCCGGTTCCAGCCGTTTCTACCTGTCGCTGGAAGACAGCCTGATGCGCATCTTCGCCTCTGACCGGGTGAAGAACTTCATGAAGGCATTGGGCATGCAGTCCGGTGAAGCGATCGAGCACCGCATGGTGACCAACGCCATCGAGAAGGCCCAGCGCAAGGTTGAAGGTCGCAACTTCGACATCCGCAAGCAACTGCTCGAGTTCGACGACGTCAACAACGAACAGCGTAAAGTGATCTATCACATGCGTAACACGTTGCTGGCCGCCGACAACATCGGTGAAACCATCGCCGACTTCCGTCAGGACGTGCTCAATGCGACCGTCAGCGCACACATTCCACCGCAATCGCTGCCTGAGCAGTGGGACGTGGCCGGTCTGGAAGCGGCGTTGCAGAGCGACTTCGGTGTGGCACTGCCGATCCAGCAATGGCTCGACGAAGACGATCACCTGTACGAAGAAACCCTGCGCGAGAAGCTGATGCAGGAGCTGATTGCGGCGTACAACGAGAAAGAAGACCAGGCCGGCGCCGATGCGTTGCGCACCTTCGAGAAGCAAATCGTTCTGCGCGTTCTGGACGACCTGTGGAAAGACCACCTGTCGACCATGGACCACCTGCGTCATGGCATCCACTTGCGTGGCTACGCCCAGAAGAACCCGAAGCAAGAGTACAAGCGCGAGTCGTTCACGCTGTTCTCCGAGCTGCTGGATTCGATCAAGCGCGACTCGATCCGTGTGCTGTCGCACGTTCAGGTTCGCCGCGAAGACCCGATCGAAGAAGAGCAACGCCTGCGTCAGGAGGCCGAAGCACTGGCAGCGCGCATGCAGTTCCTGCACGACGAAGCACCTGGTCTCGAGCAACCGGAACTGCTCGGTGAAGAGGTCGATGTAGCCCTCGCCACCGCACCGGTTCGCAATGAACAGAAGCTGGGCCGTAACGAACTGTGCTATTGCGGTTCGGGCAAGAAATTCAAGCATTGCCACGGGCAGATCCAGTAA
- the purU gene encoding formyltetrahydrofolate deformylase encodes MRTFRLVIACPDRVGIVAKVSNFLASHNGWITEASHHSDNLSGWFFMRHEIRADSLPFGIEAFREAFAPIAEEFSMNWRITDTAQKKRVVLMASRESHCLADLLHRWHSDELDCEISCVISNHDDLRSMVEWHGIPYYHVPVNPQDKEPAFAEVSRLVKQHEAEVVVLARYMQILPPELCSEYAHKVINIHHSFLPSFVGAKPYHQASLRGVKLIGATCHYVTEELDAGPIIEQDVVRVSHSDSIEDMVRFGRDVEKMVLARGLRYHLEDRVLVHGNKTVVF; translated from the coding sequence ATGCGCACTTTTCGGCTGGTGATTGCTTGCCCGGACCGCGTCGGCATCGTTGCTAAAGTCAGTAACTTTCTGGCGTCACATAACGGCTGGATCACTGAAGCGAGCCATCACTCGGATAATCTCAGTGGCTGGTTCTTCATGCGTCACGAAATTCGAGCCGATTCGCTGCCTTTTGGTATCGAGGCCTTCCGCGAAGCGTTCGCGCCGATTGCCGAAGAGTTCTCGATGAACTGGCGCATTACCGATACCGCGCAGAAAAAACGCGTGGTATTGATGGCCAGCCGCGAGTCTCATTGCCTGGCCGACTTGCTGCACCGCTGGCACAGCGATGAACTGGACTGCGAAATCTCCTGCGTGATTTCCAACCATGACGATTTGCGTAGCATGGTCGAGTGGCACGGTATTCCTTACTACCACGTGCCGGTCAATCCACAGGATAAAGAACCGGCGTTCGCCGAAGTCTCGCGCCTGGTCAAACAGCACGAAGCCGAAGTGGTGGTACTTGCCCGTTACATGCAGATCCTGCCACCCGAGTTGTGCAGTGAATATGCGCACAAGGTCATCAACATTCACCACAGCTTCCTGCCGTCGTTCGTCGGCGCCAAGCCCTATCACCAGGCTTCCCTGCGTGGGGTGAAGCTGATCGGTGCGACGTGCCACTACGTCACTGAAGAGCTGGACGCCGGCCCGATCATCGAGCAGGACGTGGTGCGTGTCAGCCACAGTGACAGCATCGAAGACATGGTGCGTTTCGGGCGTGATGTCGAGAAGATGGTGCTGGCTCGTGGTCTGCGTTATCACCTGGAAGATCGGGTGCTGGTGCATGGCAACAAGACTGTAGTGTTCTGA
- a CDS encoding lysylphosphatidylglycerol synthase transmembrane domain-containing protein, producing the protein MSRAILLFVALLAAVLIPLLLGGNQTWSRLQSFPLNWLLIMFGMILLCWVVNTMRLRLLLGDQRDKVSPVKSLGVVMAAEFAYCATPGGSGGPLTIMALLARNGVRPARGSAVFAMDQLSDLLFFLCALSGILIYALFQHLSERMEWLLTVSAISMFGGLLSCVVIARYHRLLIRLSGRLLVRLNVKGSTRIRWARKLLHFLAAFTDTLKLPVQTLIKVFVLTCVHWVLRYSVLYLALRGLGADLQWAWSFLIQMLSLSAGQFSLLPGGAGAAELTSAALLAPMVGKSTAAAAILIWRAVTYYFYLVVGGPVFLLMLGRPLLKKLMRFRQA; encoded by the coding sequence ATGAGCCGTGCAATTCTGTTGTTTGTCGCGCTGCTCGCTGCGGTGCTGATTCCTCTGTTACTGGGCGGTAACCAGACCTGGTCGCGACTGCAGAGCTTTCCATTGAACTGGCTGTTGATCATGTTCGGCATGATCCTGCTGTGCTGGGTGGTGAACACGATGCGTTTGCGTCTGTTGCTGGGTGATCAGCGCGACAAGGTCAGCCCGGTCAAAAGCCTTGGTGTGGTGATGGCGGCCGAGTTCGCCTACTGCGCTACACCGGGCGGCAGCGGCGGACCGCTGACGATCATGGCGCTGCTGGCACGCAACGGCGTGCGCCCGGCACGGGGTAGCGCGGTTTTCGCCATGGATCAACTGAGCGATCTGCTGTTCTTTCTCTGCGCGTTAAGCGGGATTCTGATTTATGCGTTGTTCCAGCACCTCAGCGAACGCATGGAGTGGCTGCTGACGGTCAGCGCCATTTCGATGTTCGGCGGGTTGCTCAGTTGCGTGGTGATCGCGCGCTACCATCGGCTGCTGATTCGGCTGAGTGGGCGTTTGCTCGTGCGCTTGAATGTCAAAGGCAGCACGCGAATACGTTGGGCGCGAAAACTCCTGCATTTTCTGGCGGCGTTTACTGACACGCTGAAGTTGCCCGTTCAGACGTTGATCAAGGTGTTTGTCCTGACCTGTGTGCATTGGGTACTGCGCTATAGCGTGTTGTATCTGGCGCTGCGAGGGCTCGGTGCGGATTTGCAGTGGGCCTGGAGTTTTCTGATTCAGATGCTTTCGCTGAGCGCGGGGCAATTCAGTCTGTTGCCGGGTGGCGCAGGGGCGGCGGAATTGACCTCGGCCGCGCTGCTGGCGCCCATGGTGGGAAAATCCACTGCGGCGGCAGCGATTCTGATTTGGCGGGCGGTGACTTATTACTTTTATCTGGTGGTTGGGGGACCGGTGTTTTTGTTGATGCTTGGGCGGCCGTTGTTGAAGAAGTTGATGAGGTTTAGGCAGGCCTAG
- a CDS encoding helicase HerA-like domain-containing protein — MPDSSQLVIGADLTGQPIAQAMRLANRHGLVAGATGTGKTVTLQRLAEAFSDAGVAVFAADIKGDLCGLGAAGNPQGKIAERIAGMPWLNHTPQAYPVTLWDIHGQSGHPLRTTLSEMGPLLIGALLELTDSQQSALYAAFKVADREGLLLLDLKDLKALLNHLRDHPELLGDDAALMTTGSSQALLRRLAILEQQGAEALFGEPALQLEDILQPTAEGRGRIHLLDASRLVHEAPKVYATFLLWLLAELFEQLPERGDADKPLLALFFDEAHLLFADTPKALQERLEQVVRLIRSKGVGVYFVTQSPGDLPDDVLAQLGLRVQHGLRAFTAKEQKSLRAVAEGFRPNPAFDALSVLTELGIGEALVGTLQDKGTPEMVQRVLVAPPQSRIGPLTETERTVLIAGSPFKGRYDKPVDRESAYEVLMGRKGLAPEPEAAPGKPAAEEPSFTDKAGEFLGTAAGQALKSAMRQAANQLGRQLVRGLMGSLLGGSKRR, encoded by the coding sequence ATGCCTGATTCATCGCAACTCGTTATCGGTGCCGATCTCACGGGGCAACCGATCGCCCAGGCCATGCGCCTGGCGAACCGTCACGGTCTGGTCGCGGGCGCTACCGGGACCGGCAAGACCGTCACTTTGCAACGGCTGGCCGAAGCGTTCAGTGATGCCGGCGTGGCCGTGTTTGCCGCGGATATCAAAGGTGACCTGTGCGGTCTCGGCGCGGCCGGCAACCCTCAAGGCAAAATTGCCGAGCGCATCGCCGGGATGCCCTGGCTGAACCACACGCCACAGGCCTATCCGGTCACCTTGTGGGACATTCACGGTCAGTCCGGTCATCCATTGCGCACCACCTTGAGCGAAATGGGACCGTTATTGATTGGCGCCTTGCTGGAGCTGACCGACAGTCAACAGTCGGCGTTGTACGCGGCGTTCAAGGTCGCGGACCGCGAAGGCTTGCTGCTGCTGGATTTGAAAGACCTCAAGGCACTGCTCAATCACCTGCGTGACCACCCCGAATTGCTGGGGGACGACGCCGCGCTGATGACCACGGGGTCGAGTCAGGCGCTGTTGCGACGTCTGGCGATTCTGGAACAACAGGGCGCCGAAGCGCTGTTCGGCGAGCCGGCGCTGCAACTTGAAGACATTTTGCAGCCAACCGCCGAGGGTCGCGGGCGTATCCATTTACTGGATGCCAGTCGTCTGGTGCACGAGGCGCCCAAGGTCTACGCGACGTTCCTCTTGTGGCTACTGGCCGAACTGTTCGAGCAACTGCCGGAACGCGGCGATGCCGACAAACCGCTGCTGGCGCTGTTTTTCGACGAAGCACATCTATTGTTTGCCGATACACCCAAGGCGTTGCAGGAACGTCTGGAGCAAGTGGTGCGGCTGATTCGCTCGAAAGGCGTGGGCGTGTATTTCGTCACCCAGTCGCCGGGCGACTTGCCGGATGACGTGCTGGCTCAACTTGGCCTGCGCGTCCAGCATGGCTTGCGCGCGTTCACGGCCAAGGAGCAGAAATCCCTTCGGGCCGTGGCCGAAGGCTTTCGCCCGAACCCCGCATTCGACGCCTTGTCGGTGTTGACTGAACTGGGGATTGGCGAAGCGTTGGTCGGCACGTTGCAGGACAAAGGCACGCCGGAAATGGTCCAGCGCGTCCTGGTCGCACCGCCGCAATCGCGGATCGGGCCGCTAACCGAGACTGAACGCACGGTGCTGATCGCCGGCTCGCCGTTCAAGGGGCGGTACGACAAACCGGTTGATCGTGAATCGGCCTATGAAGTGTTGATGGGACGTAAAGGGTTGGCGCCAGAGCCCGAAGCGGCGCCGGGCAAACCTGCAGCGGAGGAACCGAGCTTCACTGACAAGGCCGGGGAGTTCCTCGGCACGGCGGCAGGGCAGGCACTGAAATCGGCGATGCGACAGGCGGCCAATCAGTTGGGGCGGCAGTTGGTGCGCGGGTTGATGGGTTCGTTGCTCGGCGGTAGCAAACGTCGCTGA